A region from the Aegilops tauschii subsp. strangulata cultivar AL8/78 chromosome 5, Aet v6.0, whole genome shotgun sequence genome encodes:
- the LOC109763723 gene encoding uncharacterized protein, which yields MRTAAAAAEAHQSRLLYELGALLLTILRSPLGPGEEPRQVTAAGVASMMLGASMALMLCGSVTFMLGFFLMPWVVGLACVFLFVGFLTNLSGIWRAILCWPAACSSSSPHKDASTWHIFPKPPFM from the exons aTGAGgacggcggctgcggcggcggaggcgcaccAGTCGCGCCTGCTCTACGAGCTGGGCGCGCTGCTGCTCACCATCCTCCGGTCGCCGCTCGGGCCGGGGGAGGAGCCGCGGCAGGTGACGGCGGCCGGGGTGGCGTCCATGATGCTGGGCGCCTCCATGGCGCTCATGCTCTGCGGCTCCGTCACCTTCATGCTCGGCTTCTTCCTCATGCCCTGGGTCGTCGGCCTCGCCTGCGTCTTCCTCTTCGTCGGCTTCCTCACCAACCTCTCCGGGATCTGGAGGGCCATCCTCTGCTGGCCCGCCGcatgctcctcctcctcgccccatAAGGACGCCTCCACAT GGCATATATTCCCCAAGCCTCCATTCATGTAG
- the LOC109763725 gene encoding nuclear transport factor 2 produces MDPDSVAKAFVEHYYRTFDTNRAALVGLYQEGSMLSFEGEKFQGAAAIATKLTSLPFTKCAHTVVTVDCQPAGPTGGMLVFVSGSLQVDGEHHIKFSQMFHLMPIGPGNFYVHNDMFRLNYG; encoded by the exons atgGACCCCGACTCAGTGGCGAAGGCGTTCGTCGAGCACTACTACCGCACGTTCGACACCAACCGGGCGGCGCTGGTGGGGCTGTACCAGGAGGGCTCCATGCTCTCCTTCGAGGGCGAGAAGTTCCAGggagccgccgccatcgccaccaAGCTCACCTCCCTCCCCTTCACCAAGTGCGCCCACACCGTCGTCACTGTCGACTGCCAGCCCGCCGGCCCCACGGGCGGCATGCTCGTCTTCGTCTCCGGATCCCTCCAAGTCGACGGCGAGCACCACATCAAGTTCTCCCAG ATGTTCCACTTGATGCCAATCGGACCAGGGAACTTCTATGTGCACAACGACATGTTCCGCCTGAACTACGGCTAA